In Campylobacter sp. MIT 12-8780, the genomic window GCGTCCTTTAATAGCTAAAACTCAAGCCTTAATAGCAGCTCAAACAGGAGCTGATGCGGTAAGTCATGGCGCTACAGGCAAGGGTAACGATCAGGTGCGTTTTGAGTTAGGATACTTAGCTATAAACTCAAATTTAAAAATCATCGCCCCTTGGAGAGAATGGGATTTAAATAGTCGTGAAAAACTCTTAGCCTATGCTCAAAAACACGGCATTGATATAAGCAAGAAAAAGGGCAAGTCTCCCTACTCAATGGACGCAAATTTACTTCATATCTCTTATGAGGGTTTAGAGCTTGAAAATCCAGCCATAGCTCCAAATGAAGATATGTGGCGATGGACAAAAAGTCCAAAAGATGCTCCAAATGAAAGCCAGATCATAGAGCTTGAGTTCGCAAAGGGTGATTTAGTGGCTATTGACGGACAGAAAATGAACCCTGCCGCACTTTTAGCAAAGCTTAATGAACTTGGGGCAAAACATGGCATAGGACGTCTTGATATCGTTGAAAACCGCTTTGTAGGTATGAAATCACGCGGTTGTTATGAAACACCGGGCGGAACAATACTACTTAAAGCACACAGAGCTATTGAGAGCATTACTCTTGATAGAGAAGCAGCTCATCTTAAAGATGAACTTATGCCAAAATACGCTCATTTGATCTATAATGGCTTTTGGTTTAGCCCTGAAAGACTTATGCTTCAAGCGCTCATTGATGAAAGTCAAAAGCACGCCAATGGACTTGT contains:
- a CDS encoding argininosuccinate synthase; translation: MKNEIKKVVLAYSGGLDTSIILKWLQDEYKCEVATFTADIGQGEELEPARQKALALGIKPENVFIKDLKDEFVKDYVFPMFRANAIYEGEYLLGTSIARPLIAKTQALIAAQTGADAVSHGATGKGNDQVRFELGYLAINSNLKIIAPWREWDLNSREKLLAYAQKHGIDISKKKGKSPYSMDANLLHISYEGLELENPAIAPNEDMWRWTKSPKDAPNESQIIELEFAKGDLVAIDGQKMNPAALLAKLNELGAKHGIGRLDIVENRFVGMKSRGCYETPGGTILLKAHRAIESITLDREAAHLKDELMPKYAHLIYNGFWFSPERLMLQALIDESQKHANGLVRLELYKGSVMVVGRESANDSLFNAAYCTFEEDEVYNQKDAEGFIKLNALRFIIAGKAGRKF